AATCGCGCCAATCCGACCCCGAGCCGCTGGACTTACGAAGCCACGAATCCCTGCGGAGAACAGGTTCTGGGACCTTATGAATCCTGCAACCTGGGATCGATCAATCTCGAACGCCATGTCCGCTCCAGCGCAACCGGGAACCCCGAGGTGGATTGGGAGAGGCTTGGGCGTTCGGTTTATCTGGCTGTCCGCTTTCTCGACAATGTTGTGGATGCCAACCGCTTTCCGATACCCGAGCTGGCGGCTGTCAATCAGGGAACCCGCCGGATCGGACTTGGGATCATGGGATTCGCCCGGCTTTTGATGCGCCTCGAAATTCCCTACGATTCCGAGGAAGGTCTCGAAATGGCGGAAAAGGTCATGTCCTTCATCCGGGATGAGGCGGAACGGACCTCCCAGGATCTGGCCAAGGTGCACGGTCCCTTTCCGTATTACGAAGACATCGGGACCAGGAAGCGAAACAGTCACCTGCTCACCATCGCGCCGACCGGAACGATCAGCATGATTGCGGATACGTCCTCCGGATGCGAACCGGAGTTCTCGATCATCTGGTACAAGAACGTCATGGACGGCACCCATCTGCCCTATACCCTCGAGATGTTCGAGGTCGTTGCCCGCCGGGAAGGGTTCTGGTCCGACGGTCTGGCCGAGAAGATCGTCCAGAATCACGGTTCCTGCCGGGGGCTTTCCGAAGTTCCCGAAAAATGGCAGAAGGTGTTTGCGACGGCCCATGATATCGCTCCCCGTTGGCACGTCCGGATGCAGGCGGCGTTTCAGAAATACATCGACGCCGCGGTGTCCAAGACGATCAACCTGCCGCAGGAGGCAACCGTCGAGGATGTCGAGGATGCATACCTTCTCTCTTTCGAACTCGGCTGCAAGGGGATCACGGTCTACCGTGACGGAAGCCGGCACAATCAGGTTCTGAATCTTGGAACGAACGCCAAGGAGAAAAAAGAGTCCCGGGAGTTGCGCTGGGGCGACCGGAGGGTACCGCTCGATATCAGCCGGGGGGTTCGGGCCAAGATCAAGGGAAAATCCGGAAAATCCTATGTGCATCTCTATTTTGACGAGGAGAATCGCCCGGCGGAAATTTTTGTCACGCCGGCAGCGGACCATCGGGAGCGCGAAAGCGCTATCCTGTTCGGTCGTCTGGGGTCCATGGCCCTGCAGTTCGGGGCGCCGATCGAAGAAGTCATCGGGCAGTTCATCAAGTCTCACGAAGAAGCGGGAACACTGGGTTCGGATCCGTATTCCATCGCGAAGGCAATCGGCATGATCCTGTCGAAGGAAGAGGGAGGTTCAACCGGTAAAGGACTGTCCATCGAGATCGCCTGCCCTTCCTGTGCAGGCAAAGTCGCCTTTCTGGAAGGATGTCTGAAGTGTGTCGGCGGTGAAAAAGGCGGTCCCTGTGGCTGGAGCCAATGCTGATCGTCGGGCAGGGCCCCTGGTCTCTCTTGCGGGTTTTCGGAAGACGTGAGAGCAGGGACATCGGTTAATGTAGTGCAAACAATCATTCAGGTGGTGAAAGCCGGGGTTCCAGAGGGAGAACCGGCTTTTGCCCTTGGGTGTCGAACCATTTTGTGAAGAGATAAAAAAGGACGAAGCCCTGATGGCCTCGTCCTTTTTTATTGAATATTTATCGAATATGGAGAAGAGACAGAGGGAGCTTACTGCAGGTTCTTGAGAGCCTGGGTGAAGCGTCCTGCATGGGATTTTTCAGCCTTGGCCAGAGTTTCGAACCATTCGGAAATTTCGCTGAAGCCCTCTTCCCGTGCAATTTTGGCAAATCCCGGATACATCTGGGTGTATTCGTAGGTTTCACCGGCAACGGCGGACTTGAGGTTTGTGGAGGTGTCTCCGACGGGCTCTCCGGTGGCCGGATCACCCACTTCTTTCAGAAAATCGAAATGACCGAAGGCATGACCCGTTTCTCCTTCCGCCGTGTCACGAAAGACACCGGCGATGTCCGGGTACCCTTCGACGTCCGCCTTGCGCGCAAAATAGAGATAACGCCGGTTGGCCTGGGATTCTCCGGCGAAGGCTTCCTTCAGGTTTTTTTCGGTTTTGCTTCCTTTTAATGCCGGCATATGTTCCTCCTGTTCATGTGATGGATTGTCGGGTGTTCCTCCGTCGGTTCGACCTCTTTGGTCCGGTTTTCCGGGAGGAGAATTTTGGACGGGATGCTCGCGATTGAAAGATCACATCGGAAATCCGGGTGTTTCCGGCAGGATCGTAAGACATATCATCTGTCCTGTGTTCCATCCTCCGATCATTCTAGTGGGTGATTCCATTGGGTTGCAACCAGGAACGAACGTCACCGGTTTCCATGGGAAAGGTCCCGCATCAGGCGGCGTTCCAGTTCGCTCGAAAAACGGGAGAGAAGAGGATCGGAAGGGTCGAAGGCAACTGCATCCCTGCCTGTTTGGAGAGTCCGGATCGGCAGAAGACCGATATAGCTGTTGGTCAGGAAAGCCCCTCGTGCCTGATGGACGGATCTTTGGGTCAGAGAGCCCCACTGGACCGAAATCCCGATTTCGTGGGCCACCTCCAGCAAAACCCCTCGCACAATTCCTGGAAGAATCCCCCAGGTTTCGGGAGGAGTCAGAATCTCTCCTTTCTCCAGGATCCAGAAAAGGTTCGAGACCGTGCCCTCCACGAAAAAACCGCGGGGGGTCCGGAAGAGGGCATCGAACTGAT
This portion of the Leptospirillum ferriphilum genome encodes:
- a CDS encoding adenosylcobalamin-dependent ribonucleoside-diphosphate reductase — translated: MESNVTLSLSDNALKVLEKRYLGKDEAGIVRENPEQMFRRIADAIASSNSQSSEREFLAEEYYRFMASLDFLPNSPTIMNAGRPLGQLSACFVLPVGDSMPEIFDTVKATALIHQTGGGTGFSFSRLRPKGAVVRSTGGQASGPVSFMKVINASTDAIKQGGTRRGANMGILRVDHPDILEFIDCKMDLTQVTNFNISVAITDVFMKAVKEDGEYDLIAPHNGEVVGKLRAREVFDKIAHNAWANGEPGLFFIDTANRANPTPSRWTYEATNPCGEQVLGPYESCNLGSINLERHVRSSATGNPEVDWERLGRSVYLAVRFLDNVVDANRFPIPELAAVNQGTRRIGLGIMGFARLLMRLEIPYDSEEGLEMAEKVMSFIRDEAERTSQDLAKVHGPFPYYEDIGTRKRNSHLLTIAPTGTISMIADTSSGCEPEFSIIWYKNVMDGTHLPYTLEMFEVVARREGFWSDGLAEKIVQNHGSCRGLSEVPEKWQKVFATAHDIAPRWHVRMQAAFQKYIDAAVSKTINLPQEATVEDVEDAYLLSFELGCKGITVYRDGSRHNQVLNLGTNAKEKKESRELRWGDRRVPLDISRGVRAKIKGKSGKSYVHLYFDEENRPAEIFVTPAADHRERESAILFGRLGSMALQFGAPIEEVIGQFIKSHEEAGTLGSDPYSIAKAIGMILSKEEGGSTGKGLSIEIACPSCAGKVAFLEGCLKCVGGEKGGPCGWSQC
- a CDS encoding rubrerythrin family protein gives rise to the protein MPALKGSKTEKNLKEAFAGESQANRRYLYFARKADVEGYPDIAGVFRDTAEGETGHAFGHFDFLKEVGDPATGEPVGDTSTNLKSAVAGETYEYTQMYPGFAKIAREEGFSEISEWFETLAKAEKSHAGRFTQALKNLQ